ATGTCTTTTTTCTTTACCGACCGCAGCTTCTTTCCTTCCGCATTATAAAGTGTGCCGGAAATATCGTCGATCAGCCGAAATTTATCATACCCTACAACCAGGGCAGCATATGCATCCGCTGCCTCATTGAGAATGGTATATACATAGTGCCGGCGGTAAATGGCTTTACCGGTATTCCGCACTTCTATGATGGTTTCATCAAGGCGCTTCACCAGGTCAGCTTTTTTTTGCAGGGCTTCCGGTATCGCACTTGCAGGATATTCGGCTTTTGCCCATACAGACAATACCATCGCTGTAAGCAAAACAAAAACCTTCTTAAAAAATTCCTTCATTACTGTTTAATTTTTTTTAATACCACTTGCTCGCTGTGCTTTCTGGCAATATGTCCAAAAAAATCGCGCAAGGTCTGATAATCCTCCGCCTGAAAAACAGCCTTCCGGATGTCGATCTTACTCTGAAGCATCAGGCGCCCACCTGAGGAGCTGACAATATATTCGAACATGCCCTCGTTTTCGTTGAGCATCACCCTGGTTGATTTGGGCAATTCTTCTACTTCATAGCCCTTTGGTAATTCCATGTTTAGCACAAAGATCTGATACATGGTAAACGGCATTTCTACCGGGTATTTCCGTTCGGCCGAGGTAAAGGGGTTGGTTTTTACCGCTTCCCCGAACATCGGGTTCAGATAAATCATATCTTCTCCGCCGGTGTCGAAGCTCATTTTATATCGCACGGTAACCGGATAGTCTAACTTTTTCAATGAATCGATCTGCGTATCAAAGAATTTCATCGGGAAGGAATAGGATTTTTCCGTCTCTTTAAAGTAGGCATCCATATCCTTGGTTGCCAGCTGATCCCTGATTTGGTACGATTCAAAATGCCCGACGGTGCTGCTGAAAGAACCTTCCATTCCTTTGCCATCTTCCTTGTTCATCAGGAACAGCAGTGTTGTTTTTTGTTCGCGTAATGAGTCCGCCTCAAAGTTTACATTCCTCGGTGCGGCGCTTACCACAAAACCCGGGCCGTTAAAACATTCAATTGGCAATCTTCCAAAGCCCAAACGGGGCCTTGTAGCGTCGAGGTAATAGGATTTTCCATCTACCCGGGCAGCACAGATAACATAATTATACCGATCCAGCAACGGATAAAACGGGTTGGCCCAGCCATGGCTCCGGGTACTTAATAATACGGGATCAGCTGTAATGGCCCGCTGTTTCAGCATAGCAATGAGCAGCATATTGATTTCTGCGGCCGTTCCGCTTTTTTTCCTGTACACATCTTTTAGAGTGGTTTGCTCGGAAATATAAAACCCGTTTGACTGGGTGGTTGTAAAATGATCCCTTACGTAGGTATACACTGCCTGTACCGCCTCCAGGTTGCCGGCTCCTGCAGGTACTATATCTTTTACCACATCTCCCAGCCAGTAATTGGGCCTTGTGATCTCCGCTCCAAAATTTTCATGTTTTAACAGCTGCTCGCTGGCGGTGGCCCAGTTGCCCATTATATCCTTGGGCGGCATATTTGGAAAACGGTACTGCGAAAGCTGGAAGTCGATCTTTGAATTATGGTTGTGAAGCGAAGAAGTGAACGGCTCTTCTTTTAATGCCGGCACATCCGCTGCCGACCAGGTATTTTGCGTTTCATAGCCCGAAAGCGAATAGTGCTCCGTAGCCTGGGTTCCGCTCGATTCCGATACCGACCAGCTTTTAAAGACGTCCTTTTTCGTATTTTTCAGAGGCACGTACCCCTGCGACAAAAATACATACTGGAAGAATTCGGGAATATAAACAGTATATTGGGTAAACAGCCGCGGATATGCTCCTTGAAATTCCCAGGGCCGGAGATTGAATAAAAATTCCGATTCAATCGTATACGTATATTCCAAAATTGAGCCTTCCCTCAGATTGGGAAAAGTGAATTTCCGTGAAGTCCAGCGACGGCTCTGTTTTTCTTTAAAAATATTTGCCGCTTCCAGTCTGGTTTGCTGTACGGAGCCGTTTTCCAGGTTATAGGTAATCCCCTTTATGTCGGTCAGCTTTTCTTCCCCATCGGGAGAGACATACAGGTCGATGGACACATTACCGGCATCAAAGCCCTTCTTATCCAGGATTTTGATTCTTGTCGTACGTTTATGGATCAGCGAAAACCACCCTTTATTATTGCCTTCGATCCGGGAACTGCCTACATCGGCCAGTACCACCGCACTGGTGTTGGAGTCTACTACAGGCGATCGAAGCGTAAAATCAGCGGCCGTAACCTTACCAAATTTAAGATTGGCCCCCTCCTGGGCATTGGCGATCTGGCATAAAAAGCATATCAAAAACAGCAGTACGGAAAATAACGTCGTTCTCATAATAGTTAAATACAGTAACAAATATATAGGCTCTGTTAAAACTGGAAAAATTTTTAACGGGATAAAACGATCGCCGGAGCGGCCGCGTGCATCAGGAGTGATCTCCTGACCGCTCATCCTCTGCAAAGAGTATTTTCAGTTTAAGTTATTTATATATTTGAAATTTCCCTGCTTCATTGCAGTTTGCCGGGCCATATTTTTTTGATAGGCCGGGCCGTTTTTGCCGCGCCGGGAAACAGCAAGGTCTAATCGGGCGCAAAAAAAACGGGGCAAAGCCCCGGTTTCTCAATGTTCATACGGAGGGTATTAAAAATAGTAATAGCCTGTGTTGATTAATTGATCAGCAATGCGGCGCCGCGCCTCCTTGCTGTTAAAGGGCTGTGCTTTGGTAAACCGCTTCAATCCCATCAGGATCATGCGCTGCTCGTCGCCTTCGGCAAACCCGTTGATGGCATCCTTGCCTGCTTTATTGATCTTGTCGGCCGCATCGTACAGGTATATCCGGGTCATGTCTGCATAGGCGGCCGCTGCGGCTTCACCGTTGGTTGCTGCGGTCTTCATGGTACGCAGCAGCATGCTTTCTGCATGGAATACATCCATGGCCATGTCGGCAATGTTCATCAGGATCTCCTGTTCACCTTCGATCTTCATCATTAATTTTTGTGCGGCAGCACCGGCTACCATCAGGATTGCCTTTTTAAGATTGGCGATCAGTTTCCGTTCTTCCGCAAACGGCGTTTCGTCTTCCCCACCAAAGTCCGGGATGCTCATCAGTTCTTTTTGCACTTCCATGGCCGGCCCCATCAGGTTCAGCCTTCCCTGCATGGCACGTTTCAGTGTCATATCCAGGATCAGCAGCCGGTTGATTTCATTGGTACCTTCATAAATCCTGTTGATCCGGCTATCGCGGTAAGCCCTGGAAATATTGTATTCTGAACTAAACCCGTTTCCACCGTGGATCTGTACCCCCTCATCTACCACAAAGTCCAGCAGCTCGCTTCCAAAAACCTTTAACATGGCACATTCAATAGCATATTCTTCTGCTGCACCCAGTAAGGCTTCATTAAAAGGTTTGCCTTCTGCCAGCAACTTTTTTTCAAACGCATCAATCCATTTAGCCGTACGGTACAGCGCCGATTCGGCAGTAAACATGCCAATGGCCATTTCCGCTATTTTATGCTTGATGGCCCCGAAATTACTGATGGGTTGTTTGAACTGTTCCCGCGTTTTTGCATATTCCAGCGATGTATTAAAGGCCTTGCGTGCCCCGCCCAGCGCTGCTGCACAAAGCTTCAGGCGCCCTATGTTTAATATATTAAAGGCAATCTTATGTCCTTTACCAATCTCCCCCAGTACGTTCTCAACAGGTACTTTCGCATCCTGGAAATATAATTGTACAGTAGAAGAGCCTTTGATGCCCATTTTCTGTTCCTCCGGTCCCTGGGTAA
The sequence above is a segment of the Niabella agricola genome. Coding sequences within it:
- a CDS encoding acyl-CoA dehydrogenase family protein codes for the protein MDAAVNNETITKGAEWLIKEQDPAATFIANEFDEEQLMIRDLCNQFLEAEVWPNLDRIDSMEPGLMKSLVQKAGEQGLLATSFPEEYGGLGKDFVTSTIINEYLGAGHSFSVAIAAHTGIGTLPILYFGNPEQKQKYIPKLITGEWTGAYGLTEPNSGSDALSAKTTAKLSDDGKYYLLNGQKCWITNGGFADVYTVFAKVDGDKFTGFIVERGMEGFTQGPEEQKMGIKGSSTVQLYFQDAKVPVENVLGEIGKGHKIAFNILNIGRLKLCAAALGGARKAFNTSLEYAKTREQFKQPISNFGAIKHKIAEMAIGMFTAESALYRTAKWIDAFEKKLLAEGKPFNEALLGAAEEYAIECAMLKVFGSELLDFVVDEGVQIHGGNGFSSEYNISRAYRDSRINRIYEGTNEINRLLILDMTLKRAMQGRLNLMGPAMEVQKELMSIPDFGGEDETPFAEERKLIANLKKAILMVAGAAAQKLMMKIEGEQEILMNIADMAMDVFHAESMLLRTMKTAATNGEAAAAAYADMTRIYLYDAADKINKAGKDAINGFAEGDEQRMILMGLKRFTKAQPFNSKEARRRIADQLINTGYYYF
- a CDS encoding DUF3857 domain-containing protein, coding for MRTTLFSVLLFLICFLCQIANAQEGANLKFGKVTAADFTLRSPVVDSNTSAVVLADVGSSRIEGNNKGWFSLIHKRTTRIKILDKKGFDAGNVSIDLYVSPDGEEKLTDIKGITYNLENGSVQQTRLEAANIFKEKQSRRWTSRKFTFPNLREGSILEYTYTIESEFLFNLRPWEFQGAYPRLFTQYTVYIPEFFQYVFLSQGYVPLKNTKKDVFKSWSVSESSGTQATEHYSLSGYETQNTWSAADVPALKEEPFTSSLHNHNSKIDFQLSQYRFPNMPPKDIMGNWATASEQLLKHENFGAEITRPNYWLGDVVKDIVPAGAGNLEAVQAVYTYVRDHFTTTQSNGFYISEQTTLKDVYRKKSGTAAEINMLLIAMLKQRAITADPVLLSTRSHGWANPFYPLLDRYNYVICAARVDGKSYYLDATRPRLGFGRLPIECFNGPGFVVSAAPRNVNFEADSLREQKTTLLFLMNKEDGKGMEGSFSSTVGHFESYQIRDQLATKDMDAYFKETEKSYSFPMKFFDTQIDSLKKLDYPVTVRYKMSFDTGGEDMIYLNPMFGEAVKTNPFTSAERKYPVEMPFTMYQIFVLNMELPKGYEVEELPKSTRVMLNENEGMFEYIVSSSGGRLMLQSKIDIRKAVFQAEDYQTLRDFFGHIARKHSEQVVLKKIKQ